From the Hymenobacter yonginensis genome, one window contains:
- the rpmJ gene encoding 50S ribosomal protein L36 — MKVKTSVKKRSVDCKLVRRNGKLYVINKKNPRYKQRQG, encoded by the coding sequence ATGAAAGTCAAAACCTCGGTTAAGAAGCGTAGTGTTGACTGCAAGCTGGTCCGCCGCAACGGCAAGCTCTACGTTATCAACAAAAAGAACCCCCGCTACAAACAGCGTCAGGGCTAG
- the rpsK gene encoding 30S ribosomal protein S11: MAQKRKDKAKKRVVVVEPVGQVHIKASFNNIIISITNNNGQVISWASAGKMGFRGSKKNTPYAAQMAATDCGKVAHDLGMRKAEVFVKGPGAGRESAIRTLGNVGIEVTTIKDVTPLPHNGCRPPKRRRV, translated from the coding sequence ATGGCACAAAAGAGAAAAGACAAAGCCAAGAAGCGCGTTGTCGTTGTAGAACCAGTAGGCCAGGTACACATTAAGGCTTCGTTCAACAACATCATCATCTCCATCACCAACAACAACGGCCAGGTTATCTCCTGGGCTTCGGCTGGTAAGATGGGTTTCCGCGGTTCCAAGAAGAACACGCCTTACGCCGCTCAGATGGCTGCTACCGACTGCGGTAAAGTAGCTCATGACCTGGGCATGCGCAAAGCTGAAGTGTTCGTGAAGGGCCCGGGCGCTGGCCGCGAGTCGGCTATTCGTACGCTGGGTAACGTGGGTATTGAGGTAACGACCATCAAGGACGTGACGCCGCTGCCCCATAACGGCTGCCGTCCTCCCAAACGTCGTCGCGTTTAG
- the rplQ gene encoding 50S ribosomal protein L17 yields MRHGKTINHLGRTASHRNAMLSNMASSLILHKRITTTVAKAKALRKFVEPLLTKAKNDTTHSRRLVFAVLEQKDVLKELFGDVAAKIATRPGGYTRIIKLSETRLGDNSQMCIIELVDYNETLLEAKTAGEAKTTTRRSRGKKKATTAGEGESSAEVVAEKPAKKAKAATTEVSAPEDTATETLKDGETREEKAAE; encoded by the coding sequence ATGCGTCACGGTAAAACCATCAACCACCTCGGCCGCACGGCCTCGCACCGCAACGCCATGCTTTCGAACATGGCCTCGTCGCTGATCCTGCACAAGCGCATCACCACGACCGTTGCCAAAGCCAAAGCCCTGCGCAAGTTTGTAGAGCCCCTGCTGACCAAAGCCAAGAACGACACGACGCACTCGCGCCGCCTCGTATTTGCCGTACTGGAGCAGAAAGACGTGCTGAAAGAGCTGTTCGGCGACGTAGCAGCTAAAATTGCTACCCGTCCCGGCGGCTACACCCGCATCATCAAGCTGAGCGAAACCCGTCTGGGTGACAACTCGCAGATGTGCATCATCGAGCTGGTTGACTACAACGAAACCCTGCTGGAAGCCAAAACCGCTGGTGAGGCTAAAACCACTACCCGTCGCTCGCGCGGCAAGAAAAAGGCTACCACGGCTGGCGAAGGCGAGTCTTCGGCTGAAGTAGTAGCTGAGAAGCCCGCCAAGAAGGCCAAAGCTGCCACCACGGAGGTTTCGGCCCCCGAGGATACGGCTACTGAAACCCTGAAAGACGGCGAGACCCGCGAGGAGAAAGCCGCCGAGTAG
- a CDS encoding DNA-directed RNA polymerase subunit alpha, with amino-acid sequence MSILAFQMPEKVVMEKSDDFYGTFEFKPLEKGYGVTIGNALRRILLSSLEGYAITSVRTSSVLHEFMTIEGVIEDMSEIILNLKQVRFKKVSDAIEDKITVRIKGQETFTAGDISKFTNGFQVLNPDLVICHVDASTELEFEFTIQKGRGYVPAEENKPADQVFGQIAIDAIFTPIKNVKYSIENTRVEQKTDYEKLLIEIHTDGSIHPEDALKGAANILIQHFMLFSDSTMTFETAKAEEEETVDEETLHMRKVLKTPLADMDLSVRAYNCLKAADIKTLGDLVQLDMADMMKFRNFGKKSLTELENLVEEKGLNFGMDLSKYKLDEE; translated from the coding sequence ATGTCAATCTTAGCTTTTCAAATGCCGGAGAAGGTGGTGATGGAGAAATCCGACGACTTCTACGGAACGTTTGAATTCAAACCGCTGGAGAAAGGCTACGGCGTCACGATCGGCAACGCTCTGCGCCGCATCCTGCTGTCGTCGCTGGAGGGCTATGCCATCACGTCGGTTCGCACCAGCAGCGTACTGCACGAGTTCATGACCATCGAAGGCGTGATTGAGGATATGTCCGAAATCATCCTCAACCTGAAGCAGGTTCGCTTCAAGAAGGTGAGCGACGCCATCGAGGACAAGATTACGGTGCGCATCAAAGGCCAGGAAACCTTCACGGCCGGCGACATCAGCAAGTTCACCAACGGCTTCCAGGTGCTGAACCCGGACCTGGTGATCTGCCACGTGGACGCCAGCACCGAGTTGGAATTTGAATTCACGATCCAGAAAGGCCGCGGCTACGTTCCTGCAGAGGAAAACAAGCCGGCCGATCAGGTTTTCGGTCAGATTGCCATTGATGCCATCTTCACGCCGATCAAAAACGTGAAGTACAGCATCGAAAACACCCGCGTAGAGCAGAAGACCGACTATGAGAAGCTCCTCATCGAGATTCACACGGACGGCTCTATCCACCCGGAGGATGCGCTGAAAGGCGCTGCCAACATCCTGATTCAACACTTCATGCTGTTCTCCGACAGCACCATGACCTTCGAAACGGCTAAAGCCGAAGAAGAGGAGACGGTGGACGAGGAGACGCTGCACATGCGCAAAGTTCTGAAGACGCCGCTGGCGGATATGGACCTGAGCGTACGTGCTTACAACTGCCTCAAAGCCGCCGACATCAAAACCCTCGGCGACCTGGTGCAGCTGGACATGGCCGACATGATGAAGTTCCGCAACTTCGGTAAGAAGTCGCTGACCGAGCTGGAAAACCTTGTAGAAGAGAAAGGCCTGAACTTCGGCATGGATCTGAGCAAGTACAAGCTCGACGAAGAATAG
- the rpsD gene encoding 30S ribosomal protein S4, with translation MARYTGPKTKIARRFNEPIFGPSKALTKKAYPPGQHGRGRRKKQSEYAVQLMEKQKVKYMYGVLEKQFENLFHKAATLPGITGDNLLALLESRLDNTVYRLGIAPTRRAARQLVLHKHITVNGDVVNIASYKLRAGDVVAVREKSKSLEAITTSLSARNARAFSWLEWDGKDMVGKFLNAPARELIPEKITEQLIVELYSK, from the coding sequence ATGGCACGTTATACTGGTCCTAAAACCAAGATTGCCCGTCGCTTTAATGAGCCGATCTTCGGCCCAAGCAAGGCACTCACCAAGAAAGCATACCCTCCCGGCCAGCATGGCCGTGGCCGTCGTAAGAAGCAGAGCGAGTACGCTGTCCAGCTGATGGAGAAGCAGAAAGTGAAGTACATGTACGGCGTACTGGAAAAGCAGTTCGAGAACCTGTTCCACAAAGCGGCTACGCTGCCCGGCATCACCGGCGACAACCTGCTGGCTCTGCTGGAATCGCGCCTCGACAACACGGTATACCGTCTGGGCATTGCTCCAACGCGCCGTGCTGCCCGTCAGCTCGTTCTGCACAAGCACATCACCGTGAACGGTGACGTAGTAAACATTGCTTCGTACAAACTCCGCGCTGGTGACGTTGTTGCCGTACGTGAGAAGTCGAAGTCGCTGGAAGCTATTACCACGAGCCTGAGCGCCCGCAACGCGCGTGCTTTCTCGTGGCTGGAGTGGGACGGCAAAGACATGGTGGGCAAGTTCCTCAACGCCCCCGCCCGTGAGCTGATACCGGAGAAGATCACCGAGCAGCTCATCGTCGAACTGTACTCGAAGTAA
- the infA gene encoding translation initiation factor IF-1 has protein sequence MAKQTSIEQDGVILEALSNAMFRVELENGHQLIAHISGKMRMHYIKILPGDKVKLEMSPYDLSKGRIVYRYK, from the coding sequence ATGGCCAAACAAACTTCCATTGAGCAGGACGGAGTCATTCTGGAAGCCCTTTCCAACGCCATGTTCCGCGTGGAGCTGGAGAACGGTCACCAGCTGATTGCCCACATCTCGGGCAAGATGCGGATGCACTACATCAAGATTCTGCCGGGAGATAAGGTAAAGTTGGAAATGTCGCCCTACGATTTGTCGAAGGGCCGAATTGTGTACCGTTACAAATAA
- the rpsM gene encoding 30S ribosomal protein S13 yields the protein MARIAGVDIPDNKRGEIALTYIFGIGRPSAQQILTKAGVDLNKKVKDWTEAEAGEIRSVIAAEFKTEGVLRSEVQLNIKRLMDIGCYRGLRHRKGLPVRGQRTKNNSRTRKGKRKTVAGKKKATK from the coding sequence ATGGCTCGTATTGCAGGGGTAGACATCCCAGACAACAAGCGCGGTGAAATCGCGCTGACCTACATTTTCGGCATTGGCCGTCCATCTGCTCAGCAGATCCTTACCAAAGCAGGTGTAGACCTGAACAAGAAGGTGAAAGACTGGACGGAAGCGGAAGCCGGTGAAATCCGTAGCGTAATTGCTGCCGAATTCAAAACCGAAGGTGTGCTGCGCTCCGAAGTGCAGCTCAACATCAAGCGCCTCATGGACATCGGTTGCTACCGGGGTCTGCGTCACCGCAAAGGTCTGCCAGTTCGTGGTCAGCGTACCAAGAACAACTCGCGTACCCGCAAGGGCAAGCGTAAGACCGTTGCCGGTAAGAAAAAGGCTACTAAATAA